Proteins encoded by one window of Dokdonella sp.:
- a CDS encoding class I SAM-dependent methyltransferase, whose translation MSESTKPMAFTGERFTPECVREIWYEHWHRYAFALPLVSGRRVLDAACGEGYGSALLARHAASVVGVDISPQAIEHARLRYGGASNLRFDTGDAAALEFQDASFDIVVSFETLEHLEAQQALVAGFARVLADDGLLLISSPDKRSYSDHAGFRNEFHVRELYREELLELLSPHFPHVRLYAQKLLFQSILWRLDGEMAPSAVATAAADGAEVATTLDYVPLYYVAACSRRPLPVDLPGLSLFGDREESVYAHYNGEVRKNMSAGARIAELEAELEAARRAPIVAQAPWWRRWLGR comes from the coding sequence ATGAGCGAGTCGACCAAGCCAATGGCCTTCACCGGTGAGCGCTTCACTCCCGAATGCGTGCGCGAGATCTGGTATGAGCACTGGCACCGCTATGCATTTGCGTTGCCACTCGTGTCTGGTCGGCGCGTGCTCGACGCGGCCTGCGGAGAAGGCTACGGCTCGGCACTGCTGGCCAGGCATGCCGCTTCGGTGGTTGGCGTCGATATCTCACCACAGGCCATCGAGCATGCGCGTTTGCGCTATGGCGGAGCATCGAATTTGCGCTTCGACACCGGCGATGCCGCCGCACTCGAGTTCCAAGATGCTTCGTTCGATATCGTCGTCTCGTTCGAGACGCTTGAGCACCTCGAGGCACAGCAGGCGCTGGTCGCCGGTTTCGCCCGCGTGCTCGCCGACGATGGTTTGCTGCTCATCTCTTCGCCGGACAAGCGCAGCTACAGCGATCATGCCGGGTTCCGCAACGAGTTCCATGTGCGTGAGCTGTATCGCGAGGAATTGCTGGAGCTGCTTTCCCCACACTTCCCGCATGTGCGTCTGTACGCGCAGAAGCTGCTGTTCCAGTCGATCCTATGGCGGCTTGACGGCGAGATGGCACCCTCCGCCGTGGCCACCGCCGCGGCCGATGGCGCCGAGGTCGCGACCACACTCGACTATGTACCGTTGTACTACGTCGCCGCCTGTTCGCGCCGGCCACTACCGGTCGACCTTCCCGGGTTGTCGTTGTTCGGCGACCGCGAAGAATCGGTCTATGCCCATTACAATGGCGAAGTCCGCAAGAACATGAGCGCTGGTGCGCGCATCGCCGAACTTGAAGCCGAACTCGAAGCTGCGCGCCGCGCGCCGATCGTCGCGCAGGCACCTTGGTGGCGCCGTTGGCTCGGACGTTGA
- a CDS encoding ABC transporter ATP-binding protein, translated as MSDVLVSAQGLGKTYPRSHRSSDRLRALARLLLNRVDHDAHRVLHDISLEIRRGESVGIIGENGAGKSTLLKLITGVLTPTTGSVAVHGSIGALLELGAGFNPEYTGRENVAMAAALRGLSGRALSERMPSIIEFADIGDYIDEPVKHYSSGMVVRLGFAVVAALRPDLLITDEVLAVGDESFQRKCVRWMEDYLEGGGTLLLVSHSMYHVQKLCRRALWLRDGAVAAFGDVFDVTQAYLAWHEARSVQRESMADRAGIELSVGQLALNGIQGESAPVLDFGASLHVQATIESRDGRVPVVLVGVVRADGTPVYGVSTEMERRVAIADADGRYCADIQFDTLPLLPGSYSIRVHALDPEGVRLFDTRERGFVVRGESREFGLVRLPHRWGGVREIEP; from the coding sequence GTGAGCGATGTACTCGTAAGCGCACAGGGGCTCGGCAAGACCTACCCGCGTTCGCACCGCTCATCGGATCGCCTGCGCGCACTCGCACGATTGCTACTGAATCGCGTCGATCACGACGCGCACCGCGTGCTGCACGACATCTCGCTGGAGATCCGGCGCGGCGAGTCGGTCGGCATCATCGGCGAGAACGGCGCAGGCAAATCGACCTTGCTCAAGCTGATCACCGGTGTGCTGACGCCGACCACGGGTAGCGTCGCGGTACACGGCAGCATCGGCGCCCTGCTCGAACTGGGTGCAGGCTTCAATCCCGAGTACACGGGGCGCGAAAACGTCGCCATGGCGGCAGCGCTGCGTGGCCTGTCGGGGCGCGCCCTGTCCGAACGCATGCCGTCGATCATCGAGTTCGCCGACATCGGCGACTACATCGATGAGCCGGTCAAGCACTATTCCTCGGGCATGGTCGTGCGGCTCGGCTTTGCCGTAGTCGCAGCGTTGCGTCCGGACCTCCTGATCACTGACGAAGTCCTCGCGGTCGGTGATGAATCATTCCAGCGAAAATGCGTGCGCTGGATGGAAGACTACCTCGAAGGCGGGGGCACATTGCTGCTGGTCTCGCACAGCATGTACCACGTGCAGAAGCTGTGCCGGCGCGCGCTGTGGTTGCGTGACGGAGCGGTGGCCGCTTTTGGCGACGTGTTCGACGTCACCCAGGCCTATCTGGCCTGGCACGAGGCGCGTTCGGTGCAGCGCGAGTCCATGGCCGATCGTGCGGGTATCGAGTTGAGCGTGGGTCAGCTGGCCTTGAACGGCATTCAAGGCGAGTCGGCGCCGGTGCTCGACTTCGGTGCGTCGTTGCACGTGCAGGCTACCATCGAATCGCGCGACGGGCGCGTGCCCGTGGTTCTCGTCGGTGTCGTGCGTGCTGACGGCACGCCGGTCTACGGGGTAAGCACCGAGATGGAGCGGCGTGTCGCCATCGCCGATGCTGATGGGCGCTATTGCGCCGACATCCAATTCGACACATTGCCGCTGCTGCCCGGGAGCTACTCAATCCGAGTGCACGCGCTTGATCCAGAAGGTGTGCGTTTGTTCGACACGCGCGAGCGCGGCTTCGTCGTGCGTGGCGAGTCGCGCGAGTTTGGTCTTGTCCGCCTACCTCATCGCTGGGGCGGTGTCCGCGAGATCGAGCCATGA
- a CDS encoding ABC transporter permease has translation MNSARLARHFVARELRERYRGSFTGFGWALLQPLLQLAIYAFIFVQVFKARVPGADAPGYVPFLVVALWPWVAFSDALVRSTVAIQDNAALIGKVALPREVLVLAPCAASFVLHMGGFIAIVLALAVTGTPIDLAYLPAAVLLYIPLFLLALGFAFALAALQVFVRDLVQILSQLLMLLMFAAPVFYARESLPQRWQGWLDANPFTFYAEAFRSLLLGYGEIGLRPLAAACLVAAVVLLAGRALFRRLDPHFEDFL, from the coding sequence ATGAATTCCGCGAGGCTTGCCCGGCATTTCGTCGCCCGCGAACTGCGCGAACGCTATCGCGGCAGTTTCACCGGCTTCGGTTGGGCCCTGCTGCAACCGCTGCTGCAACTGGCGATCTACGCCTTCATCTTCGTGCAGGTCTTCAAGGCGCGCGTGCCGGGGGCCGATGCCCCTGGCTACGTGCCATTCCTGGTCGTCGCGCTCTGGCCATGGGTTGCGTTTTCCGACGCGCTCGTGCGTTCGACAGTGGCTATCCAGGACAACGCGGCCCTGATCGGCAAGGTCGCATTGCCGCGTGAAGTGTTGGTGTTGGCGCCATGCGCGGCAAGCTTCGTATTGCACATGGGGGGATTCATCGCGATTGTCCTCGCCCTGGCCGTGACCGGAACGCCAATCGATCTGGCATATCTTCCTGCGGCCGTGCTGTTGTACATACCACTGTTTCTGCTCGCCCTCGGCTTCGCCTTTGCCCTCGCCGCCCTGCAAGTGTTCGTGCGTGATCTGGTGCAGATTCTCAGCCAGTTGCTGATGTTGTTGATGTTCGCGGCGCCAGTGTTCTACGCGCGCGAGAGCCTCCCACAACGCTGGCAAGGCTGGCTCGATGCGAATCCGTTCACGTTCTACGCTGAGGCCTTCCGCAGCCTGCTGCTCGGCTATGGCGAAATTGGCCTGCGTCCGCTGGCGGCTGCCTGCCTCGTCGCCGCAGTCGTTCTTCTCGCCGGTCGCGCGCTGTTCCGTCGCCTCGATCCGCATTTCGAGGATTTCCTGTGA